One Thermus antranikianii DSM 12462 DNA window includes the following coding sequences:
- the aceA gene encoding isocitrate lyase encodes MDPLSVLTPEMQQEAEELRRDWATNPRWKGVKRDYRPEDVVRLRPSVKVEYTLAKRGAEKLWRLLHERPYVHTFGAYTGAMAVEMVRAGLEAIYVSGWQVAADANLAWQTYPDQSLYPYNSVPQIVKRINNALMRADVIERSEGKVTRDWYVPIVADAEAGFGGALNVFELTKAMIEAGAAGIHYEDQLASEKKCGHLGGKVLVPTSQHIRTLQAARLAADVMGVPTVIIARTDAEAATLITSDIDERDRPFILPGERTPEGFYRVKNGLEAGIARALAYAPYADVIWMETSKPDLEEARKFAEAVKREFPDKLLAYNLSPSFNWKKFLDDETIAKFNRELGEMGYKFQFITLAGWHTVNYYTWELAKEYKARGMPAFVELQQKEFLAQAQGFTAVKHQREVGAGYFDEVLLALTQGEASTLALKGSTEEAQFNEPVR; translated from the coding sequence ATGGACCCTCTGAGCGTGCTGACCCCAGAGATGCAGCAGGAAGCGGAGGAACTTCGGCGGGATTGGGCGACCAACCCCCGGTGGAAGGGAGTGAAGCGGGACTACCGGCCTGAGGACGTGGTCCGGCTTCGCCCCAGCGTGAAGGTGGAGTACACCCTGGCCAAGCGAGGAGCGGAGAAGCTCTGGCGGCTTTTGCACGAGCGACCCTACGTGCACACCTTCGGGGCCTACACCGGGGCCATGGCGGTGGAGATGGTGCGGGCCGGCTTGGAGGCCATCTACGTTTCCGGTTGGCAGGTGGCCGCGGACGCCAACCTGGCCTGGCAGACCTATCCCGACCAGTCCCTCTACCCCTATAACTCGGTGCCCCAGATCGTGAAGCGCATCAACAACGCCCTGATGCGAGCCGATGTGATCGAGCGCTCCGAGGGCAAGGTGACCCGGGACTGGTACGTGCCCATCGTGGCCGACGCCGAGGCGGGCTTCGGCGGGGCTTTGAACGTCTTCGAGCTCACCAAGGCCATGATCGAGGCCGGGGCCGCCGGCATCCACTACGAGGACCAGCTGGCCTCGGAGAAGAAGTGCGGCCACCTGGGAGGCAAGGTCCTGGTGCCCACCTCCCAACACATCCGCACCCTGCAGGCTGCCCGCCTGGCAGCGGACGTCATGGGGGTGCCCACGGTGATCATCGCCCGCACGGACGCCGAGGCCGCCACCCTCATCACCAGCGACATCGACGAGCGGGATCGGCCCTTTATCCTGCCTGGGGAGCGCACCCCCGAGGGCTTCTACCGGGTGAAAAACGGCCTCGAGGCAGGGATCGCCCGGGCCCTGGCCTACGCCCCCTACGCCGACGTCATCTGGATGGAGACCTCCAAGCCCGACCTGGAGGAGGCCCGCAAGTTCGCCGAGGCGGTGAAGAGGGAGTTCCCGGATAAGCTCCTCGCCTACAACCTCTCCCCCTCCTTCAACTGGAAGAAGTTCCTGGACGACGAAACCATCGCCAAGTTCAACCGGGAGCTGGGGGAGATGGGGTACAAGTTCCAGTTCATCACCCTGGCGGGCTGGCACACCGTGAACTACTACACCTGGGAGCTGGCCAAGGAGTACAAGGCCCGAGGCATGCCCGCCTTCGTGGAACTCCAGCAGAAGGAGTTCCTGGCCCAGGCCCAGGGCTTCACCGCCGTGAAGCACCAACGGGAGGTGGGGGCGGGCTACTTCGACGAGGTGCTCCTGGCCCTCACCCAAGGGGAGGCCTCCACCCTGGCCCTCAAGGGCTCCACCGAGGAGGCCCAGTTCAACGAACCCGTGCGCTAG
- a CDS encoding FAD-dependent oxidoreductase, whose translation MGKRLVVIGGVAGGASAAFKAKRENPDLEVVVYEKSGWVSYGACGLPYVLSGEIPRLEKLVARTPEEFRKQGIHIHVHHEVVDVDPELKTLTVFDHQEGRTFQDRYDYLVLATGARPSLPPIPGTEQEGVYTLRSMENGESLLKALEGAQRAAILGAGYIGLEVAEAFRKRGLEVTLLELKDRPLPHWDQEVGNLLKEELERHGVEVWTGVEVKALRGQGRVEAVETSEGVVPADLVLVATGIKPNTLLAQAMGVALGSTGAIATDERMRTNLEGVYAAGDVAESFHQVLKRPYWLPLGDVANKHGRTAGTVIAGKEARFAGVVGTAIFKAFGLAVATTGLSQEAALKEGFQARKVFIQSRDGAHYYPGSQPLWVELIYEEGTGKLLGGAVVAHGHGALRIDALAALLHQGGTVEDLLSLDLAYAPPYSPVWDPLLIAAQQVK comes from the coding sequence ATGGGCAAGCGGCTGGTGGTGATCGGGGGGGTGGCGGGCGGGGCCTCCGCCGCCTTTAAGGCCAAGCGGGAGAACCCGGACCTGGAGGTGGTGGTCTACGAGAAATCAGGGTGGGTTTCCTACGGGGCCTGCGGCCTGCCTTACGTGCTTTCCGGGGAGATCCCCCGTCTGGAAAAGCTGGTGGCCAGGACCCCGGAGGAGTTCCGGAAGCAGGGGATCCACATCCACGTCCATCACGAGGTGGTGGACGTGGACCCGGAGCTTAAGACCCTCACCGTCTTCGACCACCAGGAGGGACGTACCTTCCAGGACCGGTACGACTACCTGGTCCTGGCCACCGGGGCCAGGCCGAGCCTTCCCCCCATCCCGGGCACGGAGCAGGAAGGGGTCTACACCTTAAGGAGCATGGAGAATGGGGAAAGCCTCCTCAAGGCCCTGGAGGGAGCCCAAAGGGCTGCCATCCTGGGGGCCGGGTACATTGGCCTCGAGGTGGCCGAGGCCTTCCGCAAACGGGGCCTCGAGGTGACCCTCCTGGAGCTCAAGGACCGTCCCCTACCCCACTGGGACCAGGAGGTGGGGAACCTCCTTAAGGAGGAGCTGGAGCGGCACGGGGTGGAGGTCTGGACCGGGGTGGAGGTGAAGGCCCTAAGGGGCCAGGGCCGGGTGGAGGCGGTGGAGACCTCGGAAGGCGTGGTGCCCGCCGACCTGGTGCTGGTGGCCACGGGGATCAAGCCCAACACCCTTTTGGCCCAGGCCATGGGGGTGGCCCTGGGTTCCACGGGAGCCATCGCCACCGACGAGAGGATGCGCACCAACCTGGAGGGAGTGTATGCCGCCGGGGATGTGGCGGAAAGCTTCCACCAGGTGCTCAAGCGCCCCTACTGGCTTCCCTTGGGGGACGTGGCCAACAAGCACGGCCGCACCGCCGGGACGGTGATCGCCGGCAAGGAGGCCCGCTTCGCCGGGGTGGTGGGCACCGCCATCTTCAAGGCCTTCGGTCTGGCGGTGGCCACCACCGGGCTTTCCCAGGAAGCCGCCCTAAAGGAAGGCTTCCAGGCCAGGAAGGTCTTCATCCAAAGCCGGGACGGGGCCCACTACTACCCGGGAAGCCAGCCCCTATGGGTGGAGCTTATCTACGAGGAGGGCACGGGAAAACTCCTGGGCGGGGCGGTGGTGGCCCATGGGCACGGGGCCTTGCGCATCGACGCCCTGGCCGCCCTCCTGCACCAGGGGGGCACGGTGGAGGACCTCCTGAGCCTAGACCTAGCCTACGCCCCACCCTACAGCCCCGTCTGGGACCCCCTCCTCATCGCCGCCCAGCAGGTGAAATAA
- a CDS encoding ABC transporter ATP-binding protein, with protein sequence MTSVLRAENLGKRYRQGEKEVMALEGFTFAFPQGSTAVVGPSGSGKTTLLNLLAGFDLPTEGGVYLGELALHRLSEDQRAEVRLQHMGFVFQQWNLIPTLTAWENVAFPLLLAGLPPKARKERALGLLERVGLLERAHHLPSRLSGGEQQRVALARALALDPPILFADEPTGNLDAASREQVASLLFEAGKKRTLILVTHDLELAAQAERILYLKGGRLVRQEVPGPPR encoded by the coding sequence ATGACGAGCGTCCTGCGGGCGGAAAACCTGGGCAAGCGCTACCGGCAAGGGGAGAAGGAAGTGATGGCCCTGGAAGGGTTTACCTTCGCCTTCCCCCAAGGAAGCACCGCGGTGGTGGGACCCTCGGGTAGCGGCAAAACCACCCTGCTAAACCTCCTTGCGGGCTTTGACCTGCCCACGGAAGGAGGGGTGTACCTGGGGGAGCTGGCCTTGCACCGGCTTTCCGAGGACCAAAGGGCCGAGGTGCGCCTTCAGCACATGGGCTTCGTCTTCCAGCAGTGGAACCTCATCCCCACCCTCACCGCCTGGGAAAACGTGGCCTTCCCCCTCCTCCTGGCGGGCCTTCCCCCTAAAGCCCGCAAGGAAAGGGCCTTAGGGCTCCTGGAAAGGGTGGGGCTTCTGGAAAGGGCCCACCACCTGCCAAGCCGCCTTTCCGGCGGGGAACAGCAACGGGTAGCCTTGGCCCGGGCCCTAGCCCTGGACCCCCCTATCCTCTTTGCCGACGAGCCCACCGGCAACCTGGACGCCGCCTCCCGGGAGCAGGTGGCATCCCTGCTCTTTGAAGCCGGGAAAAAGCGCACCCTGATCCTGGTCACCCACGACCTGGAGCTGGCCGCCCAGGCGGAACGGATCCTCTACCTCAAGGGAGGGCGCCTGGTGCGGCAGGAGGTGCCTGGGCCCCCGCGGTAG